The Pradoshia eiseniae DNA window CCGGATATGCACATACTGAGATGATGCATTTGTCTTTAGTAATCTGGTCAACCTCCCTCTCGTATTTCTCTATATCTCGTTCAATGTCTTTATCATCTCTCCATTCAATATGTCCCCAAGTTCTAAATGAAACGTTATTTTCTATAAATGGTTGGATGTAATGAAGGAAATGCGATGAAACGGTTTGTGGATGGAAGGTCTCATTTGAAAAATAAAAGTTGAAATTATTTATATAATGTACCTTATCAAGTTGGTTCCTGCTCAACTCGTTCTGTAATCTTTTATTGATCGTTAGTATATTTCTATCATTTTCAACCAGTAAAACATGGTCCCCGTCGTTTATGCGGGTCAATATGAAGGAAAACAAGTTTTCCAGGTA harbors:
- a CDS encoding MEDS domain-containing protein; its protein translation is MDTKIIKVIKGLNKGDCKHICYIYNNRGGYLENLFSFILTRINDGDHVLLVENDRNILTINKRLQNELSRNQLDKVHYINNFNFYFSNETFHPQTVSSHFLHYIQPFIENNVSFRTWGHIEWRDDKDIERDIEKYEREVDQITKDKCIISVCAYPAAQTSDSLRKRLENCHEVVLKD